Proteins encoded within one genomic window of Naumovozyma dairenensis CBS 421 chromosome 6, complete genome:
- the JJJ1 gene encoding Jjj1p (similar to Saccharomyces cerevisiae JJJ1 (YNL227C); ancestral locus Anc_2.15): MKTCYYELLGVEVTASDAELKKAYRKKALQFHPDKNPDNVDEATENFATIRAAYEVLSDPQERAWYDAHKEQILNDSPIGTAEDGYYDDEDHVVDSTVTGVTTDELLMFFNLSLYTKVNDSPAGLYQIAGKIFSKLAKDEVMCGRRLGLKNYDFYQDDYFENDINEIGYLKACDRRGFNIDDSNYLFPGFGYSSTDYEYLKRFYKVWASFSTLKSFSWKDEYMYSRTYDRRTKREINKRNEKARQQARNEYNKTVKRFVSFIKKLDKRMKDGIRRAEEERLQKEEQRKKELKENINKKNNNVDGSEFEVQSWQAVEENWDEFEKRYERADEIKDDETLETSIPTNESDEIIVYECFVCKKVFKSEKQFENHTKTKSHKKKVYELQKEVRKENMTFGLDELSDLDEFKSVDGSTIDENDTTLNINVDKIDLEKLNAELAEIERQLAASPSDSDSDSDSEDNIDGKVEEFEIEIDDVSLNEEMDDKTDGVQSPESNTESKPADNKEKDDGEDDEEEEEEEEEEEDELTKILASLTEKKFQVSDEEEDWNTNNKNKKKKKSKKQNNKSKEISSRTSTPSLTVSKEPSTDNTNQTEICGTCGQVFDSRNHLFQHVKSMGHAAPTSKVKKAKKSKTKKKKNKI; the protein is encoded by the coding sequence ATGAAGACTTGTTATTATGAATTGCTAGGTGTGGAAGTTACAGCTTCTGACGCTGAGTTGAAGAAGGCATATAGGAAAAAGGCATTGCAGTTCCACCCCGATAAGAATCCAGATAATGTTGATGAAGCCACTGAAAACTTTGCCACTATAAGAGCAGCGTATGAAGTATTGTCAGATCCTCAAGAGAGAGCATGGTACGATGCACATAAGGAAcaaattttgaatgattCTCCCATTGGTACCGCTGAAGATGgttattatgatgatgaagatcaTGTAGTTGATTCTACGGTGACGGGAGTTACTACTGATGAGCTATTGATGTTTTTCAatctttctttatataCGAAGGTGAATGATTCCCCTGCTGGATTGTATCAAATTGCTGGTAAGATATTTAGTAAATTGGCTAAAGATGAAGTTATGTGTGGTAGAAGATTAGGgctgaaaaattatgatttttatcaagatgattattttgaaaatgatattaatgaaatagGATATTTGAAAGCTTGTGATAGACGTGGGTTTAACATTGATGATTCCAATTATTTGTTCCCGGGATTTGGATATTCAAGCACTGattatgaatatttgaaaagattttaTAAAGTATGGGCTAGCTTTAGTACGTTGAAAAGCTTCAGTTGGAAAGatgaatatatgtattCTAGAACATATGATAGAAGGACgaaaagagaaataaataaacgAAATGAAAAAGCTAGACAACAAGCTagaaatgaatataataagaCGGTGAAAAGGTTTGTTTCATTCATTAAGAAACTTGATAAAAGAATGAAAGATGGTATTAGAAGAGCCGAAGAAGAAAGGCTTCAAAAGGAAGagcaaagaaagaaagaactaaaagaaaatattaataagaaaaataataatgtggACGGTTCAGAGTTTGAAGTTCAAAGTTGGCAAGCTGTAGAGGAAAATTGggatgaatttgaaaagagaTACGAGAGAGCagatgaaattaaagatgatgaaacatTGGAAACAAGTATACCGACGAACGAATctgatgaaattattgTATATGAATGTTTTGTTTGTAAAAAGGTTTTCAAATCAGAAAAGCAATTTGAGAACCATACCAAGACGAAGAGTCATAAGAAAAAGGTTtatgaattacaaaaggaagtaaggaaagaaaatatgacTTTTGGCTTAGATGAGTTATCTGATTTAGACGAGTTTAAGTCTGTTGATGGTAGTacaattgatgaaaatgacaCTACTTTGAATATCAATGTTGATAAAATTGATCTTGAAAAACTTAATGCAGAATTGGCAGAAATTGAAAGGCAGCTTGCAGCGTCTCCTTCCGATTCCGATTCCGATTCCGATTCagaagataatattgatggAAAGGTTGAGGAGTTTGAGATAGAGATCGACGATGTATCTTTGAATGAAGAAATGGACGATAAAACTGATGGAGTACAATCACCAGAATCTAATACGGAGAGCAAGCCTGCTgataacaaagaaaaagatgacggtgaagatgacgaagaggaagaggaagaggaagaggaagaggaagatgagTTAACTAAAATCTTGGCTTCGTTAACGGAGAAAAAATTCCAAGTaagtgatgaagaagaagattggaataccaataataaaaataagaagaaaaagaagagcAAGAAGCAAAACAATAAAAGTAAAGAGATTTCTTCGAGGACTAGTACACCTTCGTTGACTGTATCGAAAGAACCAAGCACAGATAATACAAATCAAACTGAAATATGTGGGACTTGTGGTCAAGTTTTTGACAGTCGTAATCATCTCTTCCAACATGTGAAGTCTATGGGCCATGCAGCGCCAACAAGTAAAGTGAAGAAAGCCAAGAAATCaaagacgaagaagaagaagaacaaaatataa
- the URE2 gene encoding glutathione peroxidase (similar to Saccharomyces cerevisiae URE2 (YNL229C); ancestral locus Anc_2.14), with product MSNLNDSGMIQNHNQVSNLSNALRQVNIGNSNTTTDQSNINLELSSESNNNNSNPSNNVNNNIPTHRNYEQEQENRNYVQQQQQQQQEQDNRNYEQQGQINSQNIQQQENHHHTHNMNIQQHQNHHPGQQLQQPQAPFGDVEYSRITKFFQNQPMEGYTLFSHRSAPNGFKVAIVLSELGLQYNTIFLDFNVGEHRAPEFVSMNPNARVPALIDHNMDNLSIWESGAILLHLVNKYYKETGDPLLWSDDLADQAQINAWLFFQTSGHAPMIGQALHFSYFHSQKIPSAIERYTDEVRRVYGVVEMALAERREAVVMEMDTDNAAAYSSGTTPLSQSRFFDYPIWLVGDKLTIADLAFVPWNNVVDRIGINIKVEFPEVYKWTKHMMRRPAVVKALRGE from the coding sequence ATGAGcaatttaaatgattctGGAATGATACAAAACCATAATCAAGTCTCCAATTTGTCAAATGCATTGCGTCAAGTGAATATAGGAAACAGTAATACGACTACTGATCAAAGCAATATAAATTTGGAGTTATCATCAGaaagtaataacaataatagcAATCCAAGTAATAACgtgaataataatatcccAACCCATCGAAATtatgaacaagaacaagagaATCGAAATTATGtgcaacaacagcaacagcagcaacaagaacaagataATCGAAATTATGAACAACAAGGACAAATAAATTCACAAAACATACAACAACAGgaaaatcatcatcatacTCATAATATGAATATACAACAGCATCAAAACCATCATCCGGGAcaacaattacaacaacCTCAAGCACCATTCGGAGATGTTGAATACTCAAGAATCACaaaatttttccaaaatcaACCAATGGAAGGTTACACGTTGTTCTCTCATCGATCTGCCCCAAATGGGTTCAAAGTTGCTATTGTGTTAAGTGAATTAGGActacaatacaatacaatttttttagaTTTCAATGTTGGAGAACACCGAGCACCAGAATTCGTATCAATGAATCCCAACGCAAGAGTCCCCGCATTAATTGATCATAACATGGATAATTTATCCATATGGGAGTCAGGAGCCATCTTATTACATCTAGTAAATAAATACTATAAAGAAACTGGCGATCCATTACTTTGGTCTGATGATTTAGCTGATCAAGCACAAATTAATGCTTGGTTATTTTTCCAAACTTCTGGTCATGCCCCTATGATTGGGCAAGCTTTACATTTCAGTTACTTCCATTCACAAAAGATCCCAAGTGCCATTGAACGTTATACTGATGAAGTTAGAAGAGTTTATGGCGTGGTAGAGATGGCATTGGCTGAAAGAAGAGAAGCAGTCGTCATGGAAATGGATACTGATAATGCTGCTGCTTATTCTTCTGGCACAACTCCATTATCACAAAGTAGATTCTTCGATTATCCTATATGGTTAGTTGGTGATAAATTAACAATTGCTGATTTAGCCTTCGTACCATGGAATAATGTCGTCGATAGGATTGGtataaatattaaagtCGAATTCCCGGAAGTTTATAAATGGACAAAACATATGATGAGAAGACCTGCTGTTGTTAAAGCACTACGCGGtgaataa
- the ELA1 gene encoding elongin A (similar to Saccharomyces cerevisiae ELA1 (YNL230C); ancestral locus Anc_2.13), whose protein sequence is MKTLFELAKLSLMRNINVLEDIGDVPFRLIADVLNIVSKEQLNKLEERSLFLVFEDDELWLKFIQKYYPTHVHEQFVSKKDTIIHYYMNFIRKNHPDILPMGSLEDSNMKELIDSFFKDLIKKDIKKNKYRVPYRMLYFKYLNDDIKKQERSAEKLRLQMNQLKTEREQNKTIEVGSVYIPRDSSRNYRKPVFTNVGSSKILNRTLQEESQRLRKLNEERKRVNKGNQERLKKGIIRTPVSRRAFGGGVGVGVGVGIGSGHIEEVNQLRPVSSKFQKPEPSSSSIRSSHDCDTTPREQNDRSVRPNSGSSSLSPSGPSPSTQDTIKRGSAVKSPLRKRGRDQPSIFLNRKRGPPRTNSKSPENPPNIPVIPSPPRRERIKDRTNTASSIEEASKRKLSLKDYLKK, encoded by the coding sequence ATGAAAACATTGTTTGAACTTGCAAAATTGTCACTCATGAGAAACATTAATGTCTTAGAAGATATAGGAGATGTTCCATTCAGATTAATTGCAGACGTATTGAATATAGTCAGCAAAGAAcaattaaacaaattaGAGGAGAGAAgtttatttttagtttttgaagatgatgaattgtGGTTAAAATTCATACAGAAATATTATCCAACGCATGTGCATGAACAATTTGTATCCAAAAAGGACACTATTATACATTATTACATGAATTTTATAAGGAAAAATCATCCTGATATACTCCCAATGGGGAGCCTTGAAGATTCTAATatgaaagaattgattgattcatttttcaaggatttaattaagaaagatataaagaagaataaatatAGAGTTCCATATAGAATGCTCTATTTTAAATAtcttaatgatgatattaagaAGCAAGAAAGAAGCGCAGAAAAATTAAGATTACAAATGAACCAATTGAAAACAGAACGTGAACAGAATAAGACTATTGAAGTAGGATCCGTATATATACCGAGGGACTCATCAAGAAACTATAGGAAACCTGTGTTTACCAACGTTGGGTCATCGAAGATTTTGAATAGAACACTGCAAGAAGAAAGTCAACGATTAcgaaaattaaatgaagaaaggaaaagagTTAATAAGGGTAATCaagaaagattaaagaAGGGAATAATACGAACACCGGTGTCAAGAAGAGCCTTTGGGGGTGGTGTTGGTGTTGGCGTTGGTGTTGGCATTGGGAGTGGTCATATCGAAGAGGTGAATCAGCTGAGACCAGTGAGTAGTAAGTTTCAAAAACCTGAACCATCATCGAGTTCGATACGAAGTAGCCATGATTGTGACACAACACCTCGAGAACAGAACGATCGTTCAGTACGGCCGAATTCCGGTAGCAGTTCCTTATCACCTTCGGGACCATCACCGTCAACACAAGATACCATAAAAAGAGGTTCTGCGGTAAAGTCTCCTTTGAGGAAAAGAGGTAGAGATCAACCAtccattttcttgaatCGAAAAAGAGGTCCTCCTCGTACTAATTCTAAATCGCCAGAAAACCCACCAAACATACCGGTCATACCTTCTCCACCCAGGCGTGAAAGAATCAAGGACCGGACAAATACAGCATCATCTATAGAAGAAGCATCAAAGAGAAAACTTTCTTTAAAAGATTATCTAAAGAAGTAG